The following is a genomic window from Lysinibacillus sp. JNUCC-52.
AATACCGAAACAGTCACTTACAATGTTATAACCCATTGAATTGTAATTAATTTGTACAAAATAGTATTATACCTATCGGATTTCATACTTTCAACACAATTAGGCGATATACTATTGTAATGGAAGGTGGAGTAAAAATTGAGAAAATACATATTATTACTATTAATGAGTGCACTACTTATGGCGCCAGCAGTAGCCTCTGCGCATACGACAGATAAAAGTATGCTTTATACAGATGTCCCTGCAACTTCAGAAAACATACAACAAATTATGATCCTTCAAAGCTTAGGGCTTATTGGATATAATGGTGTCGATATGGCATTGAACCCATCAGAGAACTTATCCCGTAAAGATTTTGCCGCTTGGATAGGAGCATTTTTCGGTCTGGAAGGTTCAACAGTGGAAGAGCTTGCCCAAGCAGCAAAAAATGAAGAATATGTCTCTTCATTAGAGGGAGACATTACGTATAAAGAAATTAATACAGCATTACTGCATAATAAATATGAATTTGAAAAACCAGATGCAACGTTGACAAAAGAAGAGTATATTACCTTTTTATCTGAAAACCTAGATATGGATATGGGTGGACATACTTTACTTCAAATGGGTGGTTTTTCTTATGGACCAACAGGAACAATTGAAGATGTTGTAACAGGAGATAACATGGGCGTTATCGTTGAAGGCAAAACGTATATGCTATCAGGGCATCCTCGTATTTTTGCTGATTCAACTGACCCTGAAAGCTGGATTGGTCAAAACTTAGAAAAATCTATTTTGACGACGAGCGGTGGTCACCATCATGGACATGAACAACAGACATCAGATGCACCAACAATACAATACATTCAAATCGCTTCGACTACACAACAAACAACGGAAGATACAACAAACAAGTATGAAGGAACGTCAACACTCCGAGAAGATCAGCAAAAGAATGAAGGAAGCGATAAAACTTCAACTAGCTCAAGTATGATATGGATTATTGCAGTCATTGCACTAGTCGCAGTGATGATAGCAATATTCTTCATGAAACGAAAAAAATAATGTAGCAAAAAACCAGTAATAAGCGAATGTATCGCTTTATTGCTGGTTTTATTTTTTATTTTTACTATTGTTACATAAAAATATCAGTTGATACCATTGCCATTTCTTTTGATTTGAAGCCAACATCATATATATTGTAAATTATTTGTACAAAATTGAATAACAGGTAGTTCAATGGGTATATAAATAGGATGTAGAGGGATTGAAACAAAAAGATCGGAGGCATGTGGATGGCAACACTTGTTGTAAAAAGGAGTATAATGCATCGTTATCAAAGTATTAACCAGGCGCTGCAGGATGCTGAAGTAGGAGACTTTATAGAAATAAGGGATGGCGTTTACGAAGAAAGTATAGAGATATCAAAAAGGTTAACGATTTACGGTAAAGGTGATGTCACAATTAAAGGTAGTGTATTTGTTCGCTATCAAACACATGTAGAAATGCGTAATCTCCGTTTTAGTCAAGGTCAGGGAATATATATTAAAGGTGATTTACAGCTTGAAAACTGTGTAATTGAGCAACAAAGGGTGAGTACGCAAGTTACAGTTAGCTTTGGAAGTTTGTTGATGAAAAATGTCGATATAATAGCAAGTCCATCTAATCAATTTGGACTTAGAATTGATAATGGATCTAGCGTGATGCTTTCGGAGTCTTCGATACAACAACATACAAAGGCTCAAATTATTATACAAAATAGTGAAATAGCAATGTCAAAATGTTTGTTGTTAGAGGGTGCGATGAATGGAATTTTTGCCATTAGAAATGTAAAAATGACGATAGAAGATTGTGAAATCCATGGGCACAAAAAAACACAAATTGTTGGAGCTTCGAGTACAATCAATATGCTAAATACAGTAATTCACGAAGGAAAGGATTTAGGTATTCAAGTAATTAGTGGTTCCGACTTAACAATGGATCATTGTGAGATTAAACATCATATAGGAACAAATGTGGTAGTTCATGAAAGCAAAATGGTTGCGACAGATAGTATCATTGCATACGGACAAAGTAACGGATTATATATAGGGGAAAAATCAAAGGTAATTATCTATGATTGCCAGATTTATAAACATGTAAAGCCACAATTGTTTATTGAAAATAGTAAAGCTGAGGTTCGGAAATGTCATGTGAAAAAGGGAAGTACAACAGGAGTTACTATTTTCAATGAATCCGATGTAATAATGACTGAATGTGATATCCAACACCATACACAATTCCATGTTATTGTAGACGCAAGTGGGCTTGTAGTCGATCAGTGTAAAATACATGTTGGGCAGACGGGCGGAATTTATGGCAACGACCATGCGAAGATTACCTTAAAAAATTCACGTATACAGGAATTTGAAAGCCATCATATTTATATAAATAATGCACGTCTTTTTGCGAATAATTGTACTTTTAAACATATTGTAGGGAACGGTATTACGTGTATTGATGCAATTGTGGAAGTAGTGGATAGTAAGTTTTTACAATGTCAGCAAAGTCCTTATTCGATTTTTTGGTCTGATAAGTCAATGGGACGTATCCAAAATTGTGCAATCGATGAAACAGATAGAACTTTTTTAGCGATGACCAATCAATCACTTCTGGAAATCGTCAACATGAGTTTAGCGCATATGAAAACAGTAGCTATTGTACAAGAACAAAGTCAGCTCTATATACGTGGGCAATATAAAGATAGGCAATGCCAAAGAGATAGCTCCTCAAGAATCAGCCGTCCAACCACACAGCCTGTAACATCAGAAAAAATACAGCAATCTGTTGACAGCTTAAGTACATGTAATAGTAGCAATGGAAAAAAATGAAAAAGGGTAGCATAAGTAGTTTCAAAAAAATTTTGAAATTACTTTTTTGTATGTCAATAAACGTATATTTAGCCCTAACACCCTTCATTTTTAATAAGCAAAATTGCTACAAGAATGTAAAGCAGAGAATACATTAAATATTTGGGCAGTACGAGTGAAAATACTTGAACATTACTTTTTTTTGATGCAAAATATTGACAAAGATTACTGGATTTCGACAATTAAAGTATTCTTTTTTACAAGTATATTGTCATTCTTAATTATTGCCTAAGATAGTATTATTTTAGAAAACCTTGTTAATTTATTGGAATTATGGAATAAAATATTTGTAATATTATATACAATATAATAATAAGTGTTGCTAAAGAAGAATATATTATTAGAAAATTTAGTTTTTAGATTGATTATTTCGTATGTTATATCCTATAATTAGTAAAAATGGTTCATTAATAATAATGCTTGTCTTGAGTACTAGAACTTGGATAATGTTTTTGGAATAGTGAATTATTTTTGAAATATGAAATGGGGTGATTAAAGATGTTTGGGCTTTCGAAAGAAGAAATTATGTTGATGCTGAAGAAGGTTGAACTAGCAGATAACCAAAAAAGTGCAATAGCTGATATTTTTCATCAAAATAATCTGCGAATTGAACAACAGTTAGCATTTATTATCCATCTAGTAATAGATGAGCGCGAACGAAATACTTCAAACAATACATATTTAAATTAATTTAGAGTGTTTTTGTCGAAGGCATGCAAAATATGTCCAGACAAAACAATAAAAATTTGTCCATATAAAGTGAACTCATATATATATTTATCGAAAAAATCACAGTGAAATGTAACTGTGATTTTTTTATGTATCAAAATGGAAATTATTGAAACTTTTAGGTTTTGTAAACGTAAAAATTATATAGGAAACTTACAGGGAATGGACACGAAAAAATACGAAAAGCATTGCTGCTGAAAATGTAAAGCGATTATCTAGTAGAACAATCGAATATCAGTTTCAAAGCATTAAATTCAACCATAGCCCAAACGTAAGTAGACATCGGAAAAAAATTATCGTGGTATAGGAGGTTAATTATATTGACAATTTTACAAAGGCTTATTGAACAGGCAAAGCACCCAAATGGGTTAATAGGGTCAATAATGCTACGTATTATGAATGTTGCTCACCGTGGAATGACTTCTTGGTTAATCGAAAGTGGTGCAATCAAGAATGGAGATATTGTTTTAGATATAGGATGCGGGGGTGGAAAAACAATTCAAGCATTATCTAGAATTAATCACCATGGAAAAATCTATGGAATTGATTTTTCCGAACAAGCGATACGAAATGCAACGAAAGTAAATAAGAAAGATGTCGCTAGTGGCAAAGTAATTGTAAAACAGGCAAGTGTTTCTAATATTCCTTACCCAGATGCTTATTTTGATAAAATAATAGCATGCCAAACACATTATTTTTGGCAAGACTTTGCGAAGGATGTTAAAGAAGTATTTAGGGTTTTAAAAAAAAATGGTCAGTTTATTATCATTTCAGAACTTTATAAAATCAATTATCATAGAGAGGACTATAAGACCAATAAAGAAATAAGACAGCTATTTGACCACGTAGGTTTTCAATTTGTGAATATACAAGAACATAAGAGAAATGGCTGGCTTTATATAATGGGCACGAAATAGTCCGATAAAAAATACAATGGAGGTTGAATGATGAAAAGATGTGAATGGGTGAAGTTGGACGAGCCGTTATACGTAGATTATCATGACAAGGAATGGGGTGTGCCAGTTTATGACGATCAACATTTATTTGAGATGCTATGTTTAGAAGGAGCACAGGCTGGACTTAGCTGGTGGACCATTTTACAAAAAAGAGAGGGCTACCGTGAAGCTTTTGATAAGTTTGATGCTTCCAAAATCGTCACGTATTCAGAAGATAAGTTAGCTGAACTAAAAGAGGATCAGCGGATAGTGCGCAATAAACTTAAAATAGCTAGTGTCGTAACGAATGCGCAAGCTTTTTTAAAAATACAACAACAACATAAATCATTTTCTGATTACATATGGTCCTTTGTAGATCATCAGCCTATTGTCAACAATTGGGCAACAATCGCCGAAGTACCTGTGACAACAGAGTTAAGTGAACAGATGAGCAAACAGTTAAAAAAAGATGGATTTAAATTTGTCGGAAGTACGATATGTTATTCATTTATGCAAGCGGTAGGTATGGTGAATGATCACATTGTAGATTGCAGTTGTCGACAAGTTTAGAAGCAGAGCTTTTTATTGTAGTAAATAGTAAGACGAGATGTATCGTTTATAAGAAAGCGCCTTCAATTAACAACTCTAAAGTTGAATTTGAGCAATTGAAAAGTGGCATAAATAAAGACGTATCGCATGATTGCTTTAAAATTTAACGAAATTCAGCTAGACAATTGGTATGTTTTCGTATATAATGAAATTAATAAAAAGATTTCTTGATTTAAAATATTGAATTCACCTATTACAAAAAGTAATCGTGTTTTTCGGTACTTTTTATAATAGGTGAATTTTTTTTAAAAAGAAATTGTTTATTAATTTATTTTTTTTGGAGGTTTCGTATATGAAACAAGGTACAGTTAAATGGTTTAACGCAGAAAAAGGTTTTGGATTCATCGAAGTTGAAGGTGAAGCAGACGTATTCGCTCACTTCTCAGCGATTCAAGGCGAAGGTTTCAAATCACTTGACGAAGGTCAAAAAGTTGAATTTGAAGTGGAAGACGGTAACCGCGGACCACAAGCTAAAAACATCGTTAAACTTTAATTAATAAATGCATTTGCAAAAGAGGCATCCATCTGGATAGCCTCTTTTTTTGTTGCAGAAATATCACTATCTGTTTGTCATGGGTAATTTTCACTTTTCATGCCATGTTAAAAGCATTAGCCTGTAAATAATGAAGACGCCAATATAAGCGCCTGCCATTATAAATAATGGATTTAAAAATACGGCATGGATCGTGGTCATAAAAACTGCATTATCCACAATAATTTGATAGATGGAGGTGGATGCAATACTCCCGAAAAAAATCATAGCCAAAACTGCTAATGTGTTAAACAAAGAACGTACGATTTTGCTTTTCAATTGAAGTAATACCATCACAAAAGGAACAAATACGCTTGTAACTACTAATAAAATTTTCAATCCATCACTTCCTTTCCTTAATTATGACCACAGTCTTTTAGACATAAACATTCGCTTTATTAGACATTCTTTTTAATGAATAACAGCATTTTAGGAAAAAGAAGTGTTAAATAATTGATAATCGGGTAATAAAGATTACGAGAGAGCGTATATAAGGTATCACCAGTTAAGTAATTTAGAAATTTATATGCTGATATAGGATGGTCGTGCCTTACTAAACATATAATGATTTATGAACCAACTTAAAAACAACTGTTATCGCCATAAAATGTGGAGAAAGGGGGAAATGAAAATAAAAGTTAGTCGTGTTTTACACACCAGAAGCCCGAAAAGGAAGGTGTATAACATGGAGAATAAATCGGTTGTAAAAAATGGAATAGGATTTGGTTCTGTTCTA
Proteins encoded in this region:
- a CDS encoding right-handed parallel beta-helix repeat-containing protein, giving the protein MATLVVKRSIMHRYQSINQALQDAEVGDFIEIRDGVYEESIEISKRLTIYGKGDVTIKGSVFVRYQTHVEMRNLRFSQGQGIYIKGDLQLENCVIEQQRVSTQVTVSFGSLLMKNVDIIASPSNQFGLRIDNGSSVMLSESSIQQHTKAQIIIQNSEIAMSKCLLLEGAMNGIFAIRNVKMTIEDCEIHGHKKTQIVGASSTINMLNTVIHEGKDLGIQVISGSDLTMDHCEIKHHIGTNVVVHESKMVATDSIIAYGQSNGLYIGEKSKVIIYDCQIYKHVKPQLFIENSKAEVRKCHVKKGSTTGVTIFNESDVIMTECDIQHHTQFHVIVDASGLVVDQCKIHVGQTGGIYGNDHAKITLKNSRIQEFESHHIYINNARLFANNCTFKHIVGNGITCIDAIVEVVDSKFLQCQQSPYSIFWSDKSMGRIQNCAIDETDRTFLAMTNQSLLEIVNMSLAHMKTVAIVQEQSQLYIRGQYKDRQCQRDSSSRISRPTTQPVTSEKIQQSVDSLSTCNSSNGKK
- a CDS encoding class I SAM-dependent methyltransferase, whose amino-acid sequence is MTILQRLIEQAKHPNGLIGSIMLRIMNVAHRGMTSWLIESGAIKNGDIVLDIGCGGGKTIQALSRINHHGKIYGIDFSEQAIRNATKVNKKDVASGKVIVKQASVSNIPYPDAYFDKIIACQTHYFWQDFAKDVKEVFRVLKKNGQFIIISELYKINYHREDYKTNKEIRQLFDHVGFQFVNIQEHKRNGWLYIMGTK
- a CDS encoding DNA-3-methyladenine glycosylase I yields the protein MKRCEWVKLDEPLYVDYHDKEWGVPVYDDQHLFEMLCLEGAQAGLSWWTILQKREGYREAFDKFDASKIVTYSEDKLAELKEDQRIVRNKLKIASVVTNAQAFLKIQQQHKSFSDYIWSFVDHQPIVNNWATIAEVPVTTELSEQMSKQLKKDGFKFVGSTICYSFMQAVGMVNDHIVDCSCRQV
- a CDS encoding cold-shock protein: MKQGTVKWFNAEKGFGFIEVEGEADVFAHFSAIQGEGFKSLDEGQKVEFEVEDGNRGPQAKNIVKL
- a CDS encoding transposase, with translation MKILLVVTSVFVPFVMVLLQLKSKIVRSLFNTLAVLAMIFFGSIASTSIYQIIVDNAVFMTTIHAVFLNPLFIMAGAYIGVFIIYRLMLLTWHEK